One genomic window of Methanosarcina acetivorans C2A includes the following:
- a CDS encoding alpha/beta fold hydrolase: protein MKAQTKKAVVNGIELNYVEQGEGDPVIFVHGTLDDYRIRGSQIEFFSKYYHVIAYSRRYHHPNVWVGDGMDYSATLHAKDLAELIKKIGFKSAHVIGHSYGAYTSLVFVCEHPKLVRSLILCEPPLLPWLLNIPGGDTLLAAYITNAWEPARQAFQRGDLEQGVRRLSVGS from the coding sequence ATGAAAGCTCAAACAAAAAAGGCAGTAGTCAACGGTATCGAACTCAATTACGTGGAACAGGGAGAAGGTGATCCTGTTATTTTTGTGCATGGAACTTTAGATGATTACCGCATACGGGGTTCACAGATTGAGTTTTTTTCGAAATATTATCATGTTATTGCTTATAGCCGGCGTTATCATCATCCAAATGTCTGGGTTGGTGATGGAATGGATTACTCTGCCACTCTTCATGCAAAAGATCTTGCAGAATTAATCAAAAAGATCGGGTTCAAGTCAGCTCATGTTATAGGACATTCTTATGGAGCTTATACATCTCTAGTATTCGTATGTGAGCATCCGAAATTAGTTCGTTCGTTGATCCTTTGCGAACCACCGTTACTTCCATGGCTTCTGAATATTCCGGGAGGAGATACGCTCTTAGCAGCTTATATCACCAATGCCTGGGAGCCTGCACGGCAGGCATTCCAGCGAGGAGATCTGGAACAGGGTGTGCGACGTTTGTCAGTGGGATCTTAG
- a CDS encoding phosphotransferase → MFSRTKGGGLIAYFEYVRTVKSGDTFRDWLVEVLGARIQDKDCEVRVFKLSHASHKICRYEFKGEGFSVIVKFFGIPTGMIKKYNSYALMKKEYEYLKKAGKIIDVPEPIAINKNFSCVLVCKYVSGRSLFWYFNHRRKLEEKLELVADMLRKFHDNTQTYYDKEKEFSKFNYVLKHLEINRREKENYKHLLGKWWHSSLLDREKGCMIHNDATPVNYVSHRGRPFLLDLELASRHGHFACDLGVLCAALKHYFARKGSGRRAEPYISHFLWHYSRNEEEFRKITKVIPFYMAYGLLRIAILKWNAKYRHYLLREAKNCLEAIEKT, encoded by the coding sequence TTGTTTTCAAGAACGAAGGGAGGAGGACTTATAGCATACTTTGAATATGTCAGGACGGTTAAGTCAGGTGATACTTTCAGGGACTGGCTTGTCGAAGTGCTCGGGGCTAGAATACAGGATAAAGACTGCGAAGTTCGTGTCTTTAAACTCAGTCATGCGTCACACAAGATATGCAGATACGAATTCAAAGGGGAAGGATTCAGTGTTATAGTTAAATTTTTCGGAATACCCACGGGGATGATAAAAAAATACAATAGTTACGCTTTGATGAAAAAAGAATATGAATACCTTAAAAAAGCTGGAAAAATAATTGATGTCCCGGAACCGATTGCAATAAATAAAAATTTCAGTTGTGTCCTTGTCTGCAAATACGTATCTGGCAGATCTTTATTCTGGTATTTTAATCACAGGAGAAAACTTGAGGAAAAGTTAGAACTCGTAGCAGATATGCTCAGAAAGTTTCATGATAATACGCAGACGTATTACGATAAAGAAAAAGAGTTTTCAAAATTTAATTATGTATTGAAGCACCTCGAAATTAACCGGCGTGAAAAAGAAAACTATAAACATCTGCTTGGGAAATGGTGGCACAGTTCTCTTCTGGATAGGGAAAAAGGCTGTATGATCCACAACGATGCCACTCCTGTTAACTATGTATCCCATAGAGGAAGACCGTTTCTTCTCGATTTAGAGCTGGCATCCAGGCATGGACATTTCGCATGTGACTTAGGGGTACTTTGCGCCGCACTGAAGCACTACTTTGCGCGGAAAGGGTCAGGTCGGAGGGCAGAGCCATATATTAGTCATTTCCTGTGGCATTACAGCAGAAATGAAGAAGAGTTTCGTAAAATAACTAAAGTGATTCCTTTTTATATGGCTTATGGCCTGCTGAGAATTGCCATACTAAAATGGAACGCAAAATACAGGCATTATCTCCTGAGAGAAGCAAAGAACTGTCTGGAAGCAATAGAGAAAACGTAG
- a CDS encoding glycosyltransferase family 4 protein — protein MRSIQIGMFSWESLHSIRIGGISPHVSELSEALAAKGHRVHLFTRGYENSDEIINGVNYHRIACDQNGDIVEQMNRMCNSMYFRFLEVRERAGEFDILHGHDWHPVNVLCRLKAQLGLPFVLTFHSTEWGRNGNRHEHWWEAKEISHREWLGGYEASEVITTSTVLKNEIQRIYQIPDYKIWEIPNGINVGKIKRKIDPGKVKKHYGIHPSLPVVLFTGRMSYQKGPDLLVEAAAKVLRKRDAHFMLIGEGDMRAQCEHRAQKLGIGNSCNFLGYAPDNTVIDWFNVCDLVCVPSRNEPFGIVVLEAWDVKKPVVASDAVALVENFKTGVISYKKPSSIAWGLNYVLEGLGNNRMGKKGHDLLKEKYNWKRIAEKTLETYEHVIDKK, from the coding sequence ATGAGAAGTATCCAGATAGGAATGTTTTCCTGGGAAAGCTTGCATTCTATACGCATAGGAGGAATTTCGCCCCATGTATCTGAACTCTCTGAAGCCCTTGCTGCAAAAGGGCATAGGGTTCACCTATTTACACGAGGATATGAAAATAGTGATGAAATAATCAATGGTGTCAACTATCATAGAATCGCCTGCGATCAAAATGGGGATATAGTGGAACAGATGAATCGGATGTGCAATAGTATGTACTTCCGTTTCCTGGAGGTAAGAGAACGAGCAGGTGAGTTTGATATCTTACATGGGCATGACTGGCATCCCGTAAACGTTCTCTGCAGGCTAAAAGCACAGTTAGGGCTTCCCTTTGTCCTGACCTTCCACAGTACAGAATGGGGACGCAATGGAAACAGACATGAACACTGGTGGGAGGCAAAGGAAATATCGCATAGAGAATGGCTTGGCGGATATGAAGCCTCTGAGGTGATCACTACCTCGACCGTACTGAAGAATGAAATCCAGCGTATTTATCAAATTCCCGACTATAAAATCTGGGAGATTCCTAATGGCATAAATGTGGGAAAAATAAAAAGAAAAATTGACCCCGGAAAAGTGAAAAAGCACTATGGTATTCATCCATCTCTTCCAGTTGTGCTTTTTACGGGAAGGATGTCTTATCAGAAGGGCCCGGATCTGCTGGTTGAAGCTGCAGCAAAAGTCCTGAGGAAAAGGGATGCCCATTTCATGCTCATAGGAGAAGGGGATATGCGGGCTCAATGTGAACATCGAGCTCAAAAACTTGGCATTGGCAATTCCTGCAATTTTCTCGGTTATGCTCCGGACAATACTGTCATAGACTGGTTCAATGTCTGTGACCTTGTATGCGTCCCGAGCCGCAACGAACCCTTCGGAATAGTCGTGCTTGAAGCCTGGGATGTAAAAAAGCCTGTAGTGGCAAGCGATGCGGTCGCACTTGTGGAGAATTTCAAAACAGGCGTTATTTCTTACAAAAAGCCCTCTTCCATCGCCTGGGGCCTTAATTATGTTCTTGAAGGGCTTGGGAATAATAGGATGGGGAAAAAAGGTCATGATCTTCTCAAAGAGAAATATAACTGGAAAAGAATAGCTGAAAAGACTCTTGAAACGTATGAACATGTGATTGATAAAAAATAA
- a CDS encoding phosphate signaling complex PhoU family protein translates to MTKDRRKIQFTGNSTYIVSLPIKWVRDIGLKPGDTLNLTSMPNKTLMVSSNVVPNERSALKASIDYLHTESAENNLRIIISHYLAGYDSLKLTTSKGFSADDRKFIKDSVRQKLIGLELVEESRNELVFLCLLNYTDLPLAKVIKNMYGLALSMLLDSMTALRNHNMEIAEDVIQRDDDVDRFYLLAVRQLKASLDDVELAEKIGIRSPRDCLGYRLIIKSVERIGDHAVKIASNVLKMDAGISDDDPIFKMAELSRKVFASSIGSMAEDDLQAINKIVVDAKKVSQFGVSLESRGDGSSRNIALSMILESLRRVAEYSADIAEVSINMNVKKI, encoded by the coding sequence ATTACCAAAGATAGAAGAAAAATACAGTTTACCGGAAATTCTACCTATATAGTGTCCCTTCCCATAAAATGGGTCCGGGATATAGGGCTTAAGCCGGGAGATACGCTGAATCTTACATCCATGCCTAACAAAACCCTGATGGTCTCCTCAAATGTGGTCCCAAATGAACGCTCTGCCCTTAAGGCATCTATAGATTATCTCCACACCGAAAGTGCAGAAAACAACCTCAGAATTATTATTTCTCATTATCTTGCGGGTTACGATTCTCTTAAACTGACTACCAGTAAAGGTTTTAGTGCTGATGACCGAAAGTTTATCAAAGATTCAGTGCGTCAGAAATTGATAGGTCTCGAACTTGTGGAAGAATCCAGGAATGAACTTGTCTTTTTGTGTTTACTTAATTACACTGACCTTCCCCTTGCCAAGGTAATCAAAAACATGTACGGACTTGCGCTGTCCATGCTTCTGGACTCCATGACAGCTCTTCGCAACCACAATATGGAAATTGCAGAGGACGTGATCCAGAGAGACGATGACGTCGATCGCTTTTATCTGCTTGCTGTCCGCCAGCTCAAGGCGTCACTTGATGATGTAGAACTAGCTGAAAAAATAGGGATTAGAAGTCCGCGAGATTGCCTGGGATACAGGCTTATTATAAAAAGTGTCGAGCGCATAGGAGATCATGCAGTCAAGATAGCTTCAAATGTCTTAAAAATGGATGCGGGAATAAGTGATGATGACCCTATCTTTAAAATGGCCGAACTCTCACGAAAGGTTTTCGCAAGTTCTATAGGCTCAATGGCAGAAGATGACCTGCAGGCTATCAACAAAATTGTTGTGGATGCAAAAAAAGTTTCCCAGTTTGGAGTTTCCCTGGAGTCACGGGGTGATGGAAGTTCCCGTAATATCGCGCTTAGCATGATTCTGGAAAGTCTGCGCAGGGTAGCCGAATATAGTGCCGATATCGCAGAAGTTTCAATCAATATGAATGTAAAGAAGATCTGA
- a CDS encoding phosphotransferase, with translation MEYRHVNTLSPGDPFRDWLVKKVTGCRLQNKECLVNVFKHNSSHTVCKYQFEGENFSVMAKFFSEPTGRLKDYNPYKGMMNEYRNLKHAASIINVAKPLAVHKKYNCVLVTEYIPGKSLGWYIKREEKLYERLAAVAHMLRQLHENTKSSYNKEKEFKNYHEVLDHLKLDHDTRKTFNKLLGKWWYSSLLDREYGCMVHRDVTPSNYIFYKGKPYAIDFESSWFQAHPVRDIGILTAELKKEFELHKGGSWRAEPYIGNFLWEYSRDEKDFTSITGVLPFFMSIGLLRSARIHRGDNRNYLIKEACECLKAINRS, from the coding sequence GTGGAATATCGCCATGTTAATACTTTAAGCCCTGGGGATCCTTTCAGGGACTGGCTTGTTAAGAAAGTTACAGGATGTCGACTTCAGAATAAGGAATGTCTGGTTAACGTCTTCAAACATAATTCTTCCCACACTGTCTGCAAGTATCAGTTCGAGGGTGAAAACTTCAGCGTAATGGCAAAATTTTTTTCCGAACCTACCGGCCGATTGAAAGACTATAACCCCTACAAAGGTATGATGAATGAATACAGGAACCTGAAGCATGCGGCTTCCATAATAAATGTTGCAAAGCCCCTTGCGGTACATAAAAAATACAACTGTGTTCTTGTAACCGAATATATACCTGGAAAATCTTTGGGCTGGTACATAAAACGTGAAGAAAAACTCTATGAACGGCTTGCTGCCGTGGCGCATATGCTTCGACAGCTTCATGAAAATACGAAATCCTCTTACAATAAGGAAAAAGAATTCAAAAATTACCACGAGGTACTGGATCATCTAAAACTGGATCATGATACCAGGAAGACTTTCAATAAATTGCTTGGAAAATGGTGGTATAGCTCTTTGCTCGATAGGGAGTACGGTTGTATGGTTCACAGGGACGTTACTCCTTCCAATTATATTTTTTATAAAGGTAAGCCCTACGCAATTGATTTTGAAAGCTCCTGGTTCCAGGCGCATCCTGTAAGAGATATCGGGATCCTTACTGCAGAACTTAAAAAAGAATTCGAATTGCATAAAGGCGGAAGCTGGAGAGCCGAACCATATATAGGAAATTTTCTCTGGGAGTATAGCAGGGACGAGAAGGACTTCACCAGCATTACCGGCGTTTTGCCTTTTTTCATGAGTATAGGGTTACTTCGTTCGGCACGGATTCATAGGGGCGATAACAGAAACTACTTGATAAAAGAAGCATGCGAGTGCTTAAAGGCGATTAACAGAAGTTAA
- a CDS encoding CHASE4 domain-containing protein yields MNVSDKTLIIICLIFASLIAISGGASRTILLSGYLDLEEQDISEKLELVESNFQSEVSRISSLNHDWASWDKTFEFMENGSQTYINSYLTDEIFSEAGINLVLYVNNSGEIVYEKVIDPETGETLQIPSELRRVVHENGSLLALHPGDQKSGLIRTGNGPLIISSRPILTSTDSGPVGGTLIMGRYVTESFLNEIAGIQGIQITLEDVEILGSEPASYFEDLPSRNPDTEIDGQHIEVIDEKWIAGYIRLNDLEEEPGILIKVNSPRTLYAQGKHNLVFFIIIFSLACIIVAIATNYLLKRLIISNLTEIERFVTDIGEENNLSKRLEIKGGDEFIRLSGGINSMLQDLELSQKEVMHRESEKHALLNSLIEVLIYLDSELKIAWTNNKVSEYFGEKTEAITGRTHHELWGDKNPILAPFVRKALNNGKTQSFEINVSDKDSWTGEIWSVTIGSVRDRDGKLIGTIESILDITEVKKSEEKMLQAKILAENSNRSKSEFLSNMSHELRTPLNAVIGFADILNEEGFGPLNKKQKRFVGNISTSGKHLLKLINEILDLSKIEAGKMEFKCTEFSVKEKFDEIKDILFPVFSKKKIRIEFEIGDGITTIYSDEGKFVQVLYNLVSNAIKFTEEGGFVKVSARKNGDMLQLSVKDTGIGITEEDLMKIFHPFVQVDSFSTRQYEGTGLGLALVDQMVQLMGGEICVFSQPGIGSEFICMIPLKNYDRK; encoded by the coding sequence ATGAATGTTAGTGATAAAACCTTAATCATAATTTGCCTTATATTTGCATCCTTGATTGCTATTTCCGGAGGCGCTTCCAGAACCATCCTGCTATCAGGTTACCTGGATCTGGAGGAACAGGATATCAGTGAAAAGCTTGAGCTTGTAGAAAGCAACTTTCAGAGTGAAGTTTCAAGGATATCCTCCCTTAACCATGATTGGGCTTCATGGGATAAAACCTTCGAGTTTATGGAAAACGGAAGTCAAACATATATAAATTCTTACCTTACGGATGAGATATTTTCTGAAGCAGGAATCAACCTCGTGCTCTATGTGAACAATTCAGGGGAAATTGTTTATGAGAAAGTTATAGATCCCGAAACAGGAGAAACACTTCAAATACCCTCTGAACTCCGGAGAGTAGTCCACGAGAACGGAAGCCTGCTTGCCCTGCACCCCGGGGATCAGAAAAGCGGGCTAATTCGGACTGGAAACGGTCCCCTTATTATCAGTTCCAGGCCTATACTTACGAGTACGGATTCCGGACCCGTTGGGGGAACCCTTATCATGGGCAGGTATGTCACAGAATCCTTTTTGAATGAAATTGCCGGAATTCAGGGAATCCAAATAACACTTGAGGATGTGGAGATTTTGGGATCTGAACCTGCTTCTTACTTTGAAGATTTACCATCTAGGAACCCGGACACTGAGATAGACGGACAGCACATAGAAGTAATAGACGAAAAATGGATTGCTGGTTATATCCGTCTAAATGACCTCGAAGAAGAGCCAGGAATTCTCATAAAAGTAAATTCTCCAAGAACCCTTTATGCCCAGGGGAAACACAACCTGGTTTTCTTCATAATAATCTTCAGCCTGGCATGCATTATCGTGGCAATCGCAACAAATTACCTGCTTAAACGTCTCATCATTTCTAACCTAACAGAAATCGAAAGATTCGTTACTGACATCGGAGAAGAGAATAACCTCTCAAAGAGGCTGGAAATCAAGGGAGGAGACGAGTTTATCCGGCTCTCTGGAGGGATAAACAGCATGCTTCAGGACCTGGAGCTTTCCCAAAAGGAAGTCATGCACAGGGAAAGTGAAAAGCATGCTCTTCTGAATTCCCTTATAGAAGTTCTAATTTACCTTGATTCCGAGCTCAAGATTGCCTGGACAAATAACAAGGTAAGCGAATATTTCGGAGAGAAAACTGAAGCGATCACAGGCCGGACACACCACGAGCTCTGGGGCGATAAAAATCCTATTCTGGCCCCATTCGTTAGAAAAGCTCTGAATAACGGAAAAACCCAATCTTTTGAAATCAATGTAAGCGATAAAGACAGCTGGACTGGAGAGATCTGGTCTGTAACTATTGGTTCGGTCAGGGACAGAGATGGAAAGCTTATCGGAACCATAGAGTCAATCCTTGACATTACGGAGGTCAAAAAATCCGAAGAAAAAATGCTTCAGGCAAAAATCCTGGCCGAAAATTCAAATAGAAGCAAGAGTGAGTTCCTGTCAAACATGAGTCATGAACTCCGGACTCCTCTCAATGCAGTAATAGGTTTTGCCGACATATTGAATGAGGAGGGTTTTGGTCCCCTCAATAAAAAGCAAAAGAGGTTCGTAGGCAACATTTCCACCAGCGGAAAACATCTTCTCAAGCTGATAAACGAAATCCTCGACCTATCGAAAATCGAAGCCGGAAAAATGGAATTCAAATGCACGGAGTTCTCTGTTAAGGAAAAATTTGACGAAATCAAAGACATTCTTTTCCCGGTTTTTTCAAAGAAAAAAATAAGGATTGAGTTTGAAATCGGAGACGGGATTACAACCATCTATTCAGATGAGGGGAAGTTTGTACAGGTTCTCTATAACCTGGTAAGCAATGCAATCAAGTTCACAGAAGAAGGCGGCTTTGTAAAAGTAAGTGCCAGAAAAAACGGAGACATGCTCCAGCTCTCCGTAAAAGATACAGGAATTGGAATCACTGAAGAAGATCTTATGAAAATTTTTCATCCTTTTGTACAGGTTGATTCTTTTTCTACCAGACAATACGAAGGGACGGGACTCGGGCTTGCCCTGGTGGACCAGATGGTACAACTCATGGGAGGAGAGATCTGTGTCTTCAGCCAACCCGGAATAGGCAGCGAATTTATCTGCATGATTCCCCTGAAAAATTATGACAGGAAGTAA
- a CDS encoding substrate-binding domain-containing protein has translation MNPDNSPKKISACLKADSFPVAVIALLIVVVAAFAAIGMVEDPFSFFYPVEETDLTESTEAELLPYSELTLSGSTTVKPVSDLLAEAFMETHENCIVSVTGGGSGAGISSAGTGIVNIGSASRAVTDEELLKYPDLQTHKIGESAVVVILNGIEGDFTDKNELIKAFSDSDGQVDLVLDEKNGEIHVNKTGTSFQVFQRSDESGTEETFASYLGLGKNLDGYGAEGRLGNDGVLAAVENTSNSIAFVDFGFAERSKKVSIAGIESYKNTEITDKSIKAALAGTAKPFPSENSTLTRSLNYLTKGKPDSLEQAFIDFARSQDSVYIFKECGYFSIREIN, from the coding sequence ATGAACCCCGATAACTCACCTAAAAAGATTTCTGCCTGTTTAAAAGCAGACTCTTTTCCTGTAGCGGTGATAGCTCTTCTGATCGTAGTTGTCGCAGCATTTGCAGCCATCGGGATGGTTGAAGATCCTTTTTCTTTTTTTTATCCAGTTGAAGAAACAGATCTTACGGAATCTACGGAAGCTGAACTTCTTCCTTATTCCGAACTTACTCTTTCAGGCAGTACTACAGTAAAGCCTGTGTCGGACCTCCTGGCAGAAGCTTTTATGGAAACCCATGAAAACTGCATTGTAAGCGTAACCGGAGGAGGGTCAGGGGCAGGGATTTCATCTGCTGGTACAGGAATTGTAAACATAGGTTCGGCTTCAAGAGCTGTAACCGATGAAGAACTCCTGAAATATCCTGACCTCCAGACCCACAAAATAGGGGAGAGTGCTGTCGTGGTGATCCTGAACGGGATAGAGGGCGATTTCACGGACAAAAATGAGCTTATTAAGGCTTTTAGCGATTCCGATGGTCAAGTTGATCTTGTTCTCGACGAAAAAAATGGGGAAATCCACGTAAACAAGACTGGCACCAGTTTTCAGGTATTCCAGAGATCAGATGAAAGCGGTACTGAAGAAACTTTTGCAAGCTACCTCGGACTTGGAAAAAACCTTGACGGATACGGAGCTGAGGGCAGACTGGGAAATGATGGAGTGCTTGCAGCCGTTGAAAATACTTCCAATTCCATCGCTTTTGTTGATTTTGGTTTTGCGGAAAGGAGTAAGAAGGTCTCCATTGCCGGGATAGAGTCTTACAAAAATACAGAGATAACGGATAAAAGCATAAAAGCCGCTCTTGCGGGCACTGCAAAGCCGTTTCCATCCGAAAACTCTACTCTCACAAGGTCTCTGAACTACCTTACCAAAGGAAAACCCGACTCTCTCGAACAGGCGTTTATCGATTTTGCCAGGTCTCAAGATTCGGTCTACATTTTCAAGGAATGTGGGTACTTTTCAATCAGGGAAATTAACTGA
- a CDS encoding CHAD domain-containing protein, giving the protein MEIESKFLVLDEADIQNLETLSQLGDYSLSEGTVQVIEDIFLDTTKMVLMSEGYFLRLRKETGKKGQWLTIKSLGGFEAGVHKREEYVSFLPEEGSVLECPDIKIRNRIFELSSGFDLIPVMKLKQKRLVRQVKLGETQVAELSLDRVSLKSETKEKLYSELEIELKAEGTLQDLQAITEYLLENYNLGENPFSKFERAIFFKNNFPEKTLLNFRERAFCMQLEDQENVYGKQARILLSLDKGLNTSELSLFLKVPESEIETLRSGFEKERLAVFPFSSEINASGEFHFQAGHCAPDKNGENISFEKGWTLETLFELYGVNKTRAEKIRDNTLILFDGLFPYHRLGKEEREMLSFAALLQDIGTSVSPEEKFKMGKEILLTHPLKGLKLHELRMLALIMELQSPGISVKNLSSAFEESHIALPPEIKNKALILASFIRIADLLKKGDLKFLPGRIRQIEGAVEVEIFGQDADKAVKRAEKRSELWEYLFGTKLLFTPGKETNEAEIINKKVEESGEAKGKEESKKENKGLKFVVRPENSMAMVAQKVFSQQFARMLAHEKGTRKGEDIEELHDMRVSIRRMRAAAKVFEAYLDSKKLGPHLKGLKSTLGALGDVRDLDVFREKAEGYLKKLPPEKEHDLDPLFAVLAEEREKSRKNMLIYLESEKYSSFKKEFSEDLADYEFWALPATTKKHDALPHRIRDVLPSILYARFADISAYSEWVEGPHVYVERLHRLRIAAKGLRYTLEFFGEVLGKEVEPMIEEFKALQNHLGDLHDAVLAIDLLDNYLQTGEWGLSEGRKNFGEKGIPKGLKGVEAYRVYREEELQTLLDTFPEAWAKVQSEEFRQRIGNAINNMYKAATSS; this is encoded by the coding sequence ATGGAAATCGAATCAAAGTTTCTGGTACTGGATGAAGCAGACATTCAAAATCTTGAAACGCTATCGCAACTGGGAGACTATTCTCTTTCCGAAGGTACGGTACAGGTTATCGAAGATATCTTCCTGGACACGACAAAAATGGTTTTAATGTCCGAGGGTTATTTTCTGCGGCTACGGAAAGAGACCGGAAAAAAAGGTCAGTGGTTGACCATCAAGAGCCTTGGAGGATTCGAAGCCGGGGTGCACAAGAGAGAGGAATATGTCAGTTTCCTACCGGAAGAGGGCTCTGTCCTTGAATGCCCGGATATCAAGATCAGGAACAGAATTTTTGAACTTAGTTCCGGTTTTGACCTGATCCCTGTAATGAAACTTAAACAAAAAAGGCTTGTACGCCAGGTAAAACTGGGAGAAACGCAGGTAGCTGAATTATCTCTTGACCGTGTGAGCCTCAAAAGTGAAACAAAGGAAAAGTTGTACAGTGAACTTGAAATCGAATTGAAAGCTGAAGGAACCCTTCAAGATTTACAAGCTATTACGGAATACCTGCTGGAAAATTACAACCTTGGAGAAAATCCTTTTTCCAAATTCGAAAGAGCTATTTTCTTCAAAAATAATTTTCCTGAAAAAACCCTTTTGAACTTCAGGGAAAGAGCTTTTTGCATGCAGCTTGAAGACCAGGAAAATGTTTATGGAAAGCAGGCTAGAATTCTTCTCTCACTTGATAAGGGTTTGAATACATCGGAATTGAGTCTTTTCCTTAAAGTCCCGGAATCAGAGATCGAAACCCTGCGCTCCGGATTTGAAAAAGAAAGACTTGCCGTTTTCCCTTTTAGCTCTGAAATTAATGCGTCCGGAGAGTTTCACTTTCAGGCTGGGCACTGTGCTCCTGACAAAAACGGGGAAAATATCAGCTTTGAAAAGGGGTGGACTCTTGAAACTCTTTTTGAGCTCTATGGAGTAAATAAAACCAGGGCAGAAAAGATCAGGGATAACACACTCATACTTTTTGATGGACTTTTCCCTTATCACAGGTTAGGGAAGGAAGAACGAGAAATGCTGAGTTTTGCAGCTCTACTTCAGGACATCGGAACTTCTGTTTCTCCAGAAGAAAAATTCAAGATGGGAAAGGAAATTCTCCTGACCCACCCTCTGAAAGGTTTAAAGCTCCACGAACTCAGGATGCTTGCTCTAATTATGGAACTTCAGTCCCCCGGAATCAGCGTGAAGAATCTGTCTTCAGCCTTTGAAGAATCGCATATTGCGCTGCCTCCAGAAATCAAGAACAAAGCCTTAATTCTCGCATCGTTTATCCGGATTGCGGATCTCCTTAAAAAAGGAGATTTGAAGTTCCTGCCAGGCAGGATCAGGCAGATAGAAGGGGCAGTTGAAGTAGAAATTTTCGGGCAAGATGCGGATAAAGCTGTAAAAAGAGCAGAAAAAAGAAGCGAACTCTGGGAATACCTTTTTGGTACAAAACTCCTCTTCACACCAGGCAAAGAGACGAATGAAGCTGAAATTATTAACAAAAAGGTAGAAGAATCCGGAGAGGCCAAAGGGAAGGAGGAAAGTAAAAAAGAGAACAAGGGCCTGAAATTCGTAGTCAGACCCGAAAACTCCATGGCTATGGTAGCTCAGAAAGTTTTTTCCCAGCAGTTTGCAAGAATGCTTGCCCATGAGAAAGGAACACGAAAGGGAGAGGATATAGAAGAACTCCACGATATGAGAGTTTCAATCCGCAGAATGAGGGCTGCTGCAAAGGTCTTTGAAGCGTACCTGGATTCCAAAAAGCTTGGACCTCACCTGAAAGGACTTAAAAGTACCCTTGGAGCACTCGGGGATGTAAGGGATCTGGACGTTTTTAGAGAAAAAGCTGAAGGGTATCTGAAAAAACTGCCTCCTGAGAAGGAACATGACCTTGATCCCTTATTTGCCGTACTTGCCGAAGAGAGAGAAAAATCCCGGAAAAACATGCTTATCTACCTGGAAAGCGAGAAGTACTCCAGTTTCAAAAAAGAGTTCTCAGAAGATCTTGCCGATTACGAATTTTGGGCTCTGCCAGCTACAACCAAAAAACATGATGCTTTGCCGCATAGAATAAGGGATGTGCTTCCTTCTATTCTTTATGCCCGTTTTGCAGACATCAGTGCCTATTCCGAATGGGTCGAAGGACCACATGTCTATGTGGAGAGGTTACACAGGCTCAGGATTGCAGCCAAAGGGCTCCGCTACACACTTGAGTTCTTTGGAGAGGTGCTGGGGAAAGAAGTAGAACCAATGATAGAGGAATTCAAAGCCCTGCAGAACCACCTTGGAGACCTGCACGACGCCGTGCTTGCAATCGACCTGCTTGATAATTATCTGCAGACCGGAGAATGGGGCCTTTCAGAAGGGAGAAAAAATTTTGGAGAAAAGGGAATACCCAAAGGCTTGAAAGGGGTAGAAGCTTACAGAGTGTACAGAGAAGAAGAACTCCAGACTCTACTCGACACCTTCCCGGAAGCCTGGGCAAAAGTCCAGAGCGAGGAGTTTAGACAGAGAATTGGAAACGCAATCAATAACATGTATAAAGCGGCCACATCTTCATGA